A part of Halodesulfovibrio marinisediminis DSM 17456 genomic DNA contains:
- a CDS encoding cobalt-precorrin 5A hydrolase yields MNNLAVFAVTPKGVALARSIACALGGSVFVPMRMVDTNPIVQEVGFESLRECVSEVFNDFSSHVFITAAGIAVRAIAPHLVSKDVDPAVVVMDQNGQHVISLLSGHLGGANELAKVVAQLIGGVAVITTATDSEKLPSLDMVAVEAGCAIYNIDAVKHVNGALLAGEKVVLDDPADVLGLKHGQLAELFTPAELVPFAEEDGPSVVVSWRSAELIEPEEKTLLLHPKVLCVGIGAKRGVAKETVLGVIRTTFEKHDLAIESIAYLASVNAKMEEEGIIEAAEALGVPFVTFAADVLDGVDVPNPSDAPMQAVGTKSVAEAAALHCASLKHEARLVVEKEKGDGVTCAVALEI; encoded by the coding sequence ATGAACAACCTAGCCGTATTTGCAGTTACCCCCAAGGGGGTGGCATTGGCGCGCAGTATTGCTTGCGCACTTGGTGGCAGTGTTTTTGTACCAATGCGCATGGTCGACACAAACCCGATTGTGCAAGAGGTTGGTTTTGAGAGCCTGCGTGAGTGCGTTTCCGAGGTTTTCAACGACTTTTCGTCTCATGTGTTCATTACCGCTGCGGGTATTGCCGTCCGTGCTATTGCGCCGCATCTGGTGAGCAAAGATGTTGATCCTGCTGTTGTTGTGATGGATCAGAATGGACAGCACGTAATAAGCCTGCTTTCCGGCCATCTTGGCGGGGCTAATGAGCTTGCAAAAGTAGTGGCGCAGCTAATAGGTGGCGTAGCGGTAATCACTACGGCTACCGATTCAGAAAAGCTGCCTTCATTGGATATGGTCGCTGTTGAAGCCGGTTGCGCGATTTATAACATTGATGCAGTGAAGCATGTTAATGGCGCGTTGCTGGCGGGTGAAAAGGTCGTTCTTGATGACCCTGCGGATGTGCTGGGCTTGAAACATGGACAATTGGCTGAGCTTTTTACTCCGGCAGAACTGGTTCCGTTTGCAGAAGAAGATGGACCGAGTGTCGTTGTTTCCTGGCGTAGTGCAGAATTGATTGAGCCGGAAGAAAAGACATTGTTGTTGCATCCCAAGGTGCTGTGTGTGGGCATAGGCGCTAAGCGTGGTGTAGCCAAGGAGACGGTACTCGGGGTTATCCGGACTACGTTCGAGAAGCATGATTTGGCAATTGAGAGCATTGCGTATCTAGCCTCGGTTAATGCAAAAATGGAAGAGGAGGGCATTATTGAAGCTGCTGAAGCGCTAGGTGTTCCTTTTGTTACGTTTGCCGCGGATGTTCTAGACGGTGTAGATGTTCCCAATCCTTCCGACGCTCCAATGCAGGCTGTCGGTACGAAAAGTGTGGCGGAGGCTGCGGCACTTCATTGTGCTTCGCTTAAACATGAGGCTCGGTTGGTTGTAGAGAAAGAAAAAGGTGATGGCGTTACCTGCGCTGTTGCGTTGGAGATATAA
- a CDS encoding NAD(P)H-dependent glycerol-3-phosphate dehydrogenase, with the protein MNVTVIGGGSWGTALAQLLAEKGYQVPLLVRDPKQAEAINSTRENAKYLPNVPLHKNITATADPNAALSGSRHIVFSVPCQVFRSTLKKLEPLIEEDTVIICTNKGLELDTGKTVSEVVTEELGHKKPVFAMLSGPSFAAEVVRGMPTAVVLGCSDARCGKDLREMFSNENFRAYSSTDVLGVELGGAFKNVIAIAAGMSDGLKFGANARAALITRGLAEMSRLGVAMGAKAETFMGLSGMGDLVLTCTGDLSRNRQVGLKLGQGKTMAEILEEMQQVAEGVKTTTAVHQLAQRLNVELPITATMHAIIHDGKNPHDAWRELMKRELREE; encoded by the coding sequence ATGAACGTTACCGTAATCGGTGGTGGAAGCTGGGGCACAGCCCTCGCCCAGCTACTTGCCGAAAAGGGATATCAAGTACCGCTTCTCGTGCGTGACCCAAAACAGGCAGAAGCTATTAACAGCACACGGGAAAACGCAAAATACTTACCTAATGTGCCACTCCACAAGAACATAACTGCAACAGCCGACCCTAACGCTGCGCTCTCAGGCTCACGCCATATTGTATTCTCCGTACCATGTCAGGTATTCCGCAGCACACTGAAAAAACTTGAGCCGCTCATTGAAGAAGACACCGTCATCATTTGTACCAACAAAGGATTGGAGCTCGACACCGGAAAAACAGTCTCAGAAGTTGTGACAGAGGAACTCGGTCACAAAAAACCGGTCTTTGCCATGCTTTCCGGCCCTTCCTTTGCCGCAGAAGTAGTTCGCGGTATGCCTACAGCAGTAGTATTAGGCTGTAGCGATGCAAGATGTGGTAAAGACTTGCGCGAAATGTTCTCCAACGAAAACTTCCGGGCGTATTCCTCCACAGACGTCCTTGGCGTTGAACTAGGCGGAGCATTTAAAAACGTCATCGCTATTGCCGCAGGAATGTCAGACGGCCTGAAATTCGGGGCAAATGCACGAGCAGCCCTCATCACACGAGGTCTTGCAGAAATGTCCCGCCTTGGCGTTGCCATGGGAGCCAAAGCAGAAACCTTTATGGGACTCTCCGGCATGGGTGATCTCGTATTAACCTGCACTGGCGACCTTTCCCGAAACAGACAGGTCGGTCTCAAGCTTGGTCAGGGCAAAACCATGGCTGAAATCCTCGAAGAAATGCAGCAAGTGGCAGAGGGCGTAAAAACCACAACCGCAGTACACCAACTCGCACAGCGCTTGAATGTTGAACTCCCAATCACCGCCACCATGCACGCCATTATCCATGACGGTAAAAATCCGCATGACGCATGGCGCGAACTCATGAAACGCGAGCTTAGAGAAGAGTAA
- a CDS encoding cytochrome c3 family protein, which translates to MKRVMVLAMAAVLCVAFAMVAYAVDAPSEPVKMEATKKPVMFNHATHTDYKCEECHHPVNGKENYQKCATAGCHSAAKADKKKAGSYYKIVHDKKPGKSGIATCVSCHKEVAGKDKAQKKALTGCKKSKCHS; encoded by the coding sequence ATGAAAAGAGTAATGGTACTCGCTATGGCTGCAGTGCTTTGTGTTGCTTTTGCTATGGTTGCTTACGCTGTTGATGCTCCATCCGAACCAGTTAAGATGGAAGCAACCAAAAAGCCGGTTATGTTTAACCACGCAACTCACACTGACTACAAATGTGAAGAGTGTCACCACCCTGTAAATGGTAAAGAAAACTACCAGAAATGTGCTACCGCTGGCTGTCACTCAGCAGCTAAAGCAGACAAAAAGAAAGCTGGTTCTTACTACAAAATCGTTCACGATAAAAAACCTGGTAAGTCCGGTATTGCAACCTGTGTATCTTGTCACAAAGAAGTTGCTGGCAAAGATAAAGCTCAGAAAAAAGCTCTCACTGGTTGTAAAAAATCCAAGTGTCACTCCTAG
- the hemL gene encoding glutamate-1-semialdehyde 2,1-aminomutase → MERSSELYARAKDLMPGGVNSPIRACLSVECEPLFIKKGEGAILTTEDGKEYIDFVEGWGPMLLGHAHPDVTKAIQESAANSACFGAPCLGEVELAQMIIDAMPGVDMVRMVSSGTEATMTALRLARGYTGRNKFIKFTGNYHGHGDPFLAAAGSGFADLAIPGTPGVPAGTVQDTLLVPYNDIEAVRKQFEANGDEIACIIVEPTAGNMGLIPPVEGFLEGLREVCDQYGALLIFDEVITGFRLSYGGAQARFGVTPDLTTLGKIIGGGMPVGAYGGKREIMDRVAPTGNIFQAGTNSGNPVVMAAGIATLKVLQNADYDALEARVAAFAKELHAIIASKGVDVTYNTLASMFTMFFTSEKVTHFDQAKACNAKMYASFYQQMRAQGVYLASLGLEAAMVSFAHTDEHFEKALEAARNVKF, encoded by the coding sequence ATGGAACGCTCCAGTGAATTATACGCACGTGCTAAGGATCTTATGCCTGGTGGCGTAAACAGCCCTATCCGTGCTTGTCTCAGCGTTGAATGTGAACCGCTTTTTATCAAAAAAGGTGAAGGCGCAATTCTTACTACCGAGGACGGCAAAGAGTACATCGACTTTGTTGAAGGTTGGGGACCAATGTTGCTTGGTCACGCTCATCCGGACGTAACCAAAGCAATTCAGGAATCTGCTGCAAACAGCGCCTGTTTTGGTGCACCTTGCCTTGGCGAAGTTGAACTCGCTCAGATGATCATTGATGCTATGCCTGGCGTAGACATGGTGCGCATGGTGAGCTCCGGTACTGAAGCAACCATGACAGCTTTACGTCTTGCTCGCGGTTACACTGGCCGTAACAAGTTCATCAAATTTACTGGTAACTACCATGGTCATGGCGATCCGTTCCTCGCAGCTGCAGGTTCCGGTTTTGCAGATCTTGCAATTCCAGGTACTCCTGGTGTTCCAGCGGGTACTGTTCAGGATACCTTACTTGTTCCTTACAACGATATCGAAGCAGTTCGTAAGCAGTTTGAAGCAAACGGCGACGAAATTGCGTGTATTATCGTAGAGCCAACTGCTGGTAACATGGGTCTGATTCCTCCAGTAGAAGGCTTCCTCGAAGGTCTTCGCGAAGTTTGTGACCAGTACGGCGCACTTCTTATCTTCGACGAAGTAATTACTGGCTTCCGTCTTTCTTACGGTGGCGCGCAGGCTCGTTTCGGCGTTACTCCAGACCTTACCACCCTTGGTAAAATCATCGGTGGCGGTATGCCAGTAGGTGCATACGGCGGTAAGCGTGAAATTATGGATCGCGTAGCACCAACTGGTAATATTTTCCAGGCTGGTACTAACTCCGGCAACCCGGTTGTAATGGCTGCAGGTATCGCTACGCTTAAAGTGCTTCAGAATGCAGATTACGATGCTCTCGAAGCTCGCGTTGCAGCGTTTGCTAAAGAATTGCACGCAATTATTGCTTCCAAAGGTGTAGACGTAACTTACAACACCCTTGCATCCATGTTCACTATGTTCTTCACCAGCGAGAAAGTGACACACTTCGATCAGGCGAAAGCTTGTAATGCGAAGATGTACGCTTCGTTCTATCAGCAGATGCGTGCTCAGGGCGTATACCTTGCTTCCCTTGGTCTTGAGGCTGCAATGGTTTCCTTCGCACACACTGATGAGCACTTCGAGAAAGCTCTCGAAGCTGCCCGCAACGTGAAGTTCTAA
- the ahbB gene encoding siroheme decarboxylase subunit beta: MAKTEFTEVEKKILHIVQANLPDSATPYADIAEEVGTDEETVLNLLQLMKDEGTIRRFGASLKHQKAGFNHNAMVAWIVDENIIDEMGKIAAKHQLISHCYHRPTTHPEWKYNLFTMIHGRHEDEYMEVIEELRRSTELDEFAVLTSLKELKKTSMTYF; encoded by the coding sequence ATGGCGAAGACCGAGTTTACGGAAGTCGAAAAAAAGATTTTGCATATTGTGCAAGCCAACCTTCCAGATAGCGCTACTCCATACGCTGATATTGCGGAAGAAGTAGGTACAGATGAAGAAACAGTTCTTAATCTGCTGCAGCTTATGAAAGACGAAGGCACTATCCGTCGCTTTGGTGCGAGCTTAAAGCACCAGAAAGCTGGATTTAATCATAATGCAATGGTTGCATGGATTGTAGATGAGAACATTATTGATGAAATGGGCAAAATCGCTGCCAAACATCAACTTATATCCCATTGCTACCATCGCCCGACCACTCATCCAGAGTGGAAGTACAATCTTTTTACGATGATTCATGGTCGTCACGAAGACGAATACATGGAAGTAATTGAAGAGCTTCGCAGATCGACTGAGCTGGATGAATTTGCTGTGCTCACCTCTCTGAAAGAGCTTAAAAAAACCTCCATGACCTACTTTTAG
- a CDS encoding Dabb family protein, with translation MIKHIVWFTLKEEAEGASAADNASKMVAILRDLDGKIPSLKTLDVSMEFASTTTEDVQVILLSSHDDEAGLADYANHPLHLECVDFIKKVISSRKAIDFVV, from the coding sequence ATGATTAAACATATCGTTTGGTTTACTCTTAAAGAAGAGGCAGAAGGCGCATCCGCAGCAGATAACGCATCAAAAATGGTTGCAATACTCCGCGATCTTGATGGTAAAATTCCTTCCCTTAAAACGCTTGATGTTTCTATGGAATTTGCCAGCACAACGACTGAAGATGTGCAGGTAATTCTTCTTTCCAGCCATGATGATGAAGCAGGTCTCGCAGACTACGCAAACCATCCGCTTCATCTTGAGTGCGTTGATTTTATCAAAAAGGTTATCTCAAGCCGCAAAGCTATCGATTTTGTAGTGTAA
- a CDS encoding cytochrome c3 family protein: MLHRYLIPSVPLVISLFFAAICIAAAHEAPKEPIVIGVPAGANLKKPRVAFQHAKHAALQCEACHHMLKEKPDVYTCSSKGCHDLGNPTSSEERKSMAYFKRAFHANSKVSCNGCHKALKKEGKPAGPTSCKECHTVK; encoded by the coding sequence ATGTTACATCGCTACCTAATTCCTTCTGTTCCGTTGGTAATATCGTTATTTTTTGCAGCTATCTGTATTGCTGCGGCTCATGAAGCGCCGAAAGAACCTATTGTTATCGGTGTGCCAGCTGGAGCTAATCTTAAAAAACCGAGGGTAGCGTTTCAACATGCTAAGCATGCGGCGTTGCAGTGTGAAGCCTGTCACCACATGCTTAAGGAAAAACCTGACGTTTACACCTGTTCATCTAAAGGGTGTCATGATCTTGGCAACCCGACTTCATCTGAAGAGCGTAAGTCTATGGCTTATTTCAAAAGAGCATTCCATGCGAACAGCAAAGTAAGTTGTAATGGATGTCATAAGGCTCTTAAGAAAGAAGGAAAGCCTGCAGGTCCAACTTCGTGTAAGGAATGTCATACTGTAAAATAG
- a CDS encoding AMP-binding protein: MYPLTTYTLTAVLERSADLFPDQPALSNVGEAPITYKEFATAVQGLQGLLVKHGITAGDKVAILSESTPNWGIAYFAITAMGAVAVPILPDFHPDAVHHIIRHSEASAVIVSQKLFSKVEDGQYDTPPTLFLMETFTAVAFDEEPQKLKELKNAGLREFRSIMDKARDLTQKFIEREHADKIKGTVSLFSAGNTVSPEDVAAIIYTSGTTGHSKGVVLTHENIVSNAYAVRTIVEVGPGDRLLSILPLSHTYECTLGLILPLMNGAHINYMSKPPTARALLPAMAQVKPTVMLSVPLVIEKIFKAAILPKLTSSWAKRLLYKIARPKMHALAGKKLLATFGGSLRVFCIGGAAIAPEVERFLKEANFPYAIGYGLTETSPLLAGTGPAYTRLTSTGYKLQGIELKIDNPHPETGEGEILAKGPNIMREYYKAPEITKSVFTKDGWFRTGDLGKFDNDDYLYIRGRLKNVIVGPSGENIYPEELEGIIMQSPWVLETIVYEQDRKLIARIHLDRTKIDDEFGSLHAAKLEEKVLKLLEEIRNDVNSKVAGFSRIMKVIEQTEPFEKTPTQKIKRYLYVD, from the coding sequence ATGTACCCACTTACGACATATACCCTTACGGCAGTACTCGAACGCAGTGCTGACTTGTTTCCAGATCAACCGGCACTTTCAAATGTTGGCGAAGCCCCGATTACTTACAAAGAGTTTGCAACTGCCGTTCAAGGGTTGCAGGGACTACTTGTTAAGCACGGAATCACAGCCGGAGACAAAGTTGCCATCTTAAGTGAAAGTACACCGAACTGGGGCATTGCATATTTTGCAATTACCGCCATGGGCGCAGTGGCTGTTCCAATCCTTCCAGATTTCCATCCGGATGCCGTACATCACATTATCCGTCATTCCGAAGCTTCTGCTGTTATTGTTTCCCAAAAACTGTTCAGCAAGGTTGAAGACGGCCAATATGACACCCCACCCACTCTGTTCCTGATGGAAACATTCACAGCCGTTGCATTTGATGAAGAGCCGCAGAAGCTGAAAGAATTAAAAAATGCTGGATTACGCGAATTCCGCTCCATTATGGACAAAGCGCGTGACCTGACACAAAAATTTATTGAACGCGAGCATGCAGACAAAATCAAAGGCACTGTCAGCTTGTTTTCAGCCGGCAACACAGTCTCTCCAGAAGATGTTGCTGCAATCATCTACACATCCGGCACCACAGGGCATTCAAAAGGCGTGGTGCTTACACATGAAAACATCGTATCAAACGCATATGCTGTACGCACCATTGTAGAAGTAGGTCCCGGAGACAGACTACTCTCCATCCTGCCACTTTCTCATACCTACGAATGTACTCTGGGCTTAATTTTGCCGTTAATGAACGGCGCTCATATCAACTACATGAGCAAGCCGCCTACAGCCCGAGCGTTACTGCCTGCAATGGCTCAAGTAAAGCCAACGGTTATGCTGTCCGTTCCGCTTGTTATTGAGAAAATTTTTAAAGCTGCAATCCTGCCCAAGCTTACGAGCAGCTGGGCAAAACGACTACTATACAAAATTGCACGCCCTAAAATGCATGCTCTTGCCGGTAAAAAATTACTGGCAACATTCGGCGGAAGCCTACGTGTTTTCTGTATTGGTGGCGCAGCCATTGCGCCGGAAGTTGAGCGTTTTCTGAAGGAAGCAAACTTCCCGTATGCTATCGGGTATGGTCTCACAGAAACCAGTCCGCTGCTGGCAGGAACAGGTCCAGCATACACCCGCCTGACCTCTACAGGATACAAGCTGCAAGGTATTGAACTAAAAATCGACAACCCGCATCCTGAAACAGGTGAAGGTGAAATTCTCGCAAAAGGCCCTAATATTATGCGAGAATACTACAAAGCTCCTGAGATTACTAAGTCTGTATTCACGAAAGACGGTTGGTTCCGAACCGGCGATCTCGGGAAATTTGATAACGATGACTACCTCTACATCCGTGGCCGCCTCAAAAACGTTATTGTCGGGCCAAGCGGTGAAAATATCTATCCTGAAGAACTTGAAGGCATAATTATGCAGTCCCCTTGGGTACTGGAAACCATTGTGTACGAACAGGATAGAAAACTTATCGCACGTATTCACCTGGATAGAACCAAAATAGACGACGAATTCGGTTCGCTGCATGCTGCCAAACTTGAAGAAAAGGTACTGAAGCTGCTTGAAG
- the cobJ gene encoding precorrin-3B C(17)-methyltransferase: protein MGSSLKVVGLGPGDSALLTPQAQKAITDADVIVGYTLYVDLVPEELKEGKELVSTGMMGEMARCEKAIEIALSGKSTVVVCSGDPGIYAMSGLIYELAEEHLDTLEIEVVAGIPALSAASALLGAPLMHDFAVISLSDLLTEWDIIEKRLKAAAEADFVIVLYNPKSKRRDWQIGKALEIVGTVRDAGTPVGLVKSAYRKEQEVKVFSLNSFDIEQVDMLSTIIIGNSTTRMIGQNIVTPRGYLKKYRK from the coding sequence ATGGGTTCTTCATTGAAGGTGGTCGGACTTGGTCCCGGCGATAGCGCGTTGCTTACTCCGCAAGCGCAAAAAGCGATTACAGATGCCGATGTTATTGTCGGATACACGTTATACGTAGATTTGGTTCCGGAAGAGTTGAAAGAAGGTAAAGAGCTTGTTTCAACAGGTATGATGGGTGAGATGGCACGCTGTGAAAAGGCTATTGAGATTGCTTTGAGCGGCAAGAGCACAGTTGTTGTGTGTTCCGGTGATCCTGGAATTTATGCCATGTCCGGTCTGATTTACGAACTTGCTGAAGAGCATCTTGATACGCTCGAAATAGAAGTTGTTGCAGGTATTCCAGCGCTTTCTGCTGCTTCTGCACTTCTCGGGGCACCGTTGATGCATGACTTTGCAGTCATCAGTCTTTCTGACTTATTGACTGAATGGGACATTATAGAAAAGCGTTTGAAGGCTGCTGCCGAAGCAGATTTCGTGATAGTGTTGTACAATCCGAAATCCAAGCGTAGAGATTGGCAGATTGGTAAGGCGCTTGAAATTGTCGGAACCGTGCGAGATGCCGGTACTCCGGTGGGGCTGGTGAAGTCTGCTTATCGTAAGGAACAGGAAGTAAAAGTGTTTTCCTTAAATTCCTTTGACATTGAACAAGTAGATATGCTTTCTACAATAATAATAGGCAATTCTACGACTCGAATGATAGGTCAGAACATCGTAACCCCCCGTGGTTACCTGAAAAAGTATCGTAAATAA